A genome region from Salvia splendens isolate huo1 chromosome 19, SspV2, whole genome shotgun sequence includes the following:
- the LOC121779922 gene encoding pentatricopeptide repeat-containing protein At4g13650-like isoform X1 has translation MCVLNNQRVGSFQVCDVSILENLVKLQTILLLTSNMYAVTGEWGHRDCTKLFMRDRGVKKEAGRSWIEVRNTVHAFFVGDRLHPLVDEIYNYLDELTKKVAAIGYVPDQSCLWNEVELRQKDPTAQIHSERLAVAFGLLSLPDIIPLHVMKNLRVCNDCHNWIKFISKVVDRPIIVRDAYRFHHFQDGSCSCKDYW, from the exons ATGTGTGTCCTTAACAATCAACGAGTCGGTTCATTTCAGGTGTGTGATGTTTCAATCTTAG AGAATTTGGTGAAGTTGCAGACCATTCTGCTACTTACGTCAAACATGTACGCTGTTACCGGTGAATGGGGTCATCGGGATTGCACAAAACTCTTCATGAGAGACAGAGGCGTGAAGAAAGAGGCTGGTCGTAGTTGGATTGAAGTGAGAAATACAGTCCATGCATTCTTTGTCGGTGATAGACTCCATCCTCTTGTAGATGAGATTTACAACTACTTGGATGAACTAACCAAGAAGGTGGCTGCAATTGGTTATGTGCCAGATCAAAGTTGCCTATGGAACGAGGTGGAGCTTAGGCAGAAGGACCCGACTGCACAAATTCACAGTGAAAGGTTGGCTGTTGCTTTTGGACTTCTAAGCCTTCCCGATATCATCCCCTTGCATGTCATGAAGAATCTGCGCGTCTGTAATGATTGCCATAACTGGATTAAATTTATCTCAAAGGTGGTTGATCGGCCTATCATTGTACGGGATGCCTACCGCTTCCATCATTTCCAAGATGGAAGCTGCTCTTGTAAAGATTATTGGTAA
- the LOC121779922 gene encoding pentatricopeptide repeat-containing protein At4g13650-like isoform X2 gives MCVLNNQRVGSFQTILLLTSNMYAVTGEWGHRDCTKLFMRDRGVKKEAGRSWIEVRNTVHAFFVGDRLHPLVDEIYNYLDELTKKVAAIGYVPDQSCLWNEVELRQKDPTAQIHSERLAVAFGLLSLPDIIPLHVMKNLRVCNDCHNWIKFISKVVDRPIIVRDAYRFHHFQDGSCSCKDYW, from the exons ATGTGTGTCCTTAACAATCAACGAGTCGGTTCATTTCAG ACCATTCTGCTACTTACGTCAAACATGTACGCTGTTACCGGTGAATGGGGTCATCGGGATTGCACAAAACTCTTCATGAGAGACAGAGGCGTGAAGAAAGAGGCTGGTCGTAGTTGGATTGAAGTGAGAAATACAGTCCATGCATTCTTTGTCGGTGATAGACTCCATCCTCTTGTAGATGAGATTTACAACTACTTGGATGAACTAACCAAGAAGGTGGCTGCAATTGGTTATGTGCCAGATCAAAGTTGCCTATGGAACGAGGTGGAGCTTAGGCAGAAGGACCCGACTGCACAAATTCACAGTGAAAGGTTGGCTGTTGCTTTTGGACTTCTAAGCCTTCCCGATATCATCCCCTTGCATGTCATGAAGAATCTGCGCGTCTGTAATGATTGCCATAACTGGATTAAATTTATCTCAAAGGTGGTTGATCGGCCTATCATTGTACGGGATGCCTACCGCTTCCATCATTTCCAAGATGGAAGCTGCTCTTGTAAAGATTATTGGTAA
- the LOC121778849 gene encoding transcription factor ILI5-like, with amino-acid sequence MTSRRERSSRITEDEINDLILKLHPLLQDSSSRCNTKVSTAKILKETCNYLKKLHKEVDDLSERLSQLLASGNVDEDTIRALLRR; translated from the exons atgACAAGTAGAAGGGAAAGAAGTTCAAGAATTACAGAAGATGAGATCAATGATCTCATCTTGAAGCTGCATCCATTGTTGCAGGATTCAAGTTCAAGGTGTAACACAAAG GTTTCAACAGCAAAGATTTTGAAGGAGACATGCAATTACCTCAAGAAACTGCACAAAGAGGTGGATGATCTAAGTGAGAGACTGTCTCAGCTTCTTGCTTCTGGAAATGTGGATGAAGATACTATTAGGGCACTCCTCCGACGTTAA
- the LOC121779676 gene encoding MDIS1-interacting receptor like kinase 2-like — MDALFAMIIVSICILLMNNVVASNVSDSSRELKALIDFGWPYINTTAHHCDWEGIACDDDGHVAEISLQSEVGCNDDEHRCHDVGYLDPLVFTSLTSIHLSSCGLYGDIPPQIGYVSNLSYLNFSNNYLECELPLSLANLSELHVLDISNNFGIYGLIPPQMGSLSKLTYLDLSGNHLHGELPANLTELHVLSISFNKFSGVIPPEIGSLSELTHLDLSDNSLEGELPLSLSNLTKLEILDISWNNFFGGVIPKIGSLSELTRLDLSSNRFDGELPLSLSNLTKLQDIDISSNNFSGGIIPKIGSLSELTRLDLASNRLEGELPLSLSNLTKLKGIDISWNNFSGSIMPKIGSLSRLTHLILSNNLFMAVSLPNLTKLEVLDISYNIFSGVIPPEIGTLSELTRLDLSHNRLKGELPLSLPNLTKLTELDISSNDISGAIPPEIGCLVRLTHLNMSQNQLYCELPISVANLTELQMLEIFQNLIHGAIPSELGNLQSLAFLDLGGNSITGVIPSELGNLQSLEFLDLSNNGIAGSIPSTFIQLTRLQFLKLDVNRLEGIFLGGIEKLSSIEMINLSWNSIKEQIPLGLGDAPIARYLTIDLSWNNLSGRVPESVFKLSGINLSYNHLEGQIPLAVWRKFPVESFLGNPMLLVPNESMPTPPIAMKREKHRNNSVTIYAVGIVFGCVFLFSIFFGVFFLRKKAAAAAASTSPDLKHGDIFKIWNFDGSIAYQDIIEATADFDLRYCIGTGAYGSVYRAQLPTGRVVAVKKLHKFEGDNPNFDSSFRNEAEVLSQIRHRHIVKLFGFCLHQRSMFLIYDYMERGSLFSVLKYDDEAVELTWKKRVNVVKGIANALSYMHHDCNPPILHRDISSSNILLDSEFEGCLSDFGTARLLDPDSSNQTLLVGTRGYIAPELAFTMAVTEKCDVYSFGVLALEVMFGDHPGDFISSMTTMRSTRSAQNMMVQQLMDKRLPSPDEDVRVSREVVGAVKIALKCISSDPKSRPCMKEVSQELAKQPPRLTMPFRSISVLHLMHSD, encoded by the exons ATGGATGCCTTGTTTGCTATGATCATTGTGAGCATCTGCATATTGTTGATGAATAATGTAGTTGCATCTAATGTTTCAGATTCTAGCAGAGAATTGAAGGCGTTGATAGATTTTGGATGGCCTTATATCAACACCACTGCTCATCACTGCGATTGGGAAGGCATTGCTTGTGATGATGATGGCCACGTTGCAGAGATAAGCCTGCAGTCTGAAGTAGGATGCAATGATGATGAACATAGGTGTCACGATGTTGGCTATTTGGATCCGCTTGTTTTCACATCTCTCACTAGCATTCATCTCAGCTCATGTGGTCTCTATGGAGATATCCCACCACAAATAGGTTACGTCTCCAACCTATCTTATCTCAATTTCTCGAATAATTATCTCGAATGTGAGCTGCCTCTATCATTGGCCAATCTGAGTGAGTTACATGTGCTCGACATTTCTAATAACTTTGGCATTTATGGTCTCATTCCACCTCAAATGGGAAGCTTATCCAAGCTAACTTATCTCGATTTGTCTGGTAATCACCTCCACGGTGAGCTGCCTGCAAATTTGACTGAGTTACATGTGCTCAGCATTTCTTTCAATAAGTTTTCCGGTGTCATTCCACCTGAGATAGGAAGCTTATCAGAACTAACTCATCTCGATTTGTCTGACAATAGCCTTGAGGGTGAGTTGCCTCTTTCACTTTCAAATCTCACTAAATTGGAGATACTTGACATTTCTTGGAATAACTTTTTTGGTGGCGTTATTCCTAAGATAGGAAGCTTATCAGAACTAACTCGTCTCGATTTATCTAGCAATCGGTTCGACGGTGAGTTGCCTCTTTCACTGTCAAATCTAACTAAATTGCAAGACATTGACATCTCTTCTAATAACTTTTCTGGTGGCATTATTCCTAAGATAGGAAGCTTATCAGAACTAACTCGTCTCGATTTAGCTAGCAATCGACTCGAGGGTGAGTTGCCTCTTTCACTGTCGAATCTAACTAAATTGAAAGGTATTGACATTTCTTGGAATAACTTTTCTGGTAGCATTATGCCTAAGATAGGAAGCTTATCAAGATTGACTCATCTCATTTTGTCTAACAATCTATTCATGGCTGTTTCACTACCAAATCTAACTAAATTGGAGGTGCTTGACATTTCTTACAACATCTTTTCTGGGGTCATTCCACCTGAGATAGGAACCTTATCAGAACTAACTCGTCTCGATTTGTCTCACAATCGACTCAAGGGTGAGTTGCCTCTTTCACTTCCAAATCTCACTAAATTGACAGAACTCGACATTTCTTCTAACGACATTTCTGGTGCCATTCCACCTGAGATAGGATGCTTAGTGAGACTAACTCATCTCAATATGTCTCAAAATCAACTCTACTGTGAGTTGCCTATTTCAGTGGCAAATCTCACTGAATTACAGATGCTTGAAATTTTTCAAAACTTGATTCATGGTGCCATTCCCTCTGAATTAGGAAACCTCCAATCCTTGGCTTTTCTTGACTTGGGAGGCAATAGCATCACTGGTGTCATTCCCTCTGAATTAGGAAACCTCCAATCCTTGGAATTTCTTGACTTGAGCAACAATGGCATCGCTGGCTCTATTCCATCAACTTTCATTCAATTAACAAGATTACAATTCTTGAAATTGGATGTGAATAGGTTGGAAGGTATTTTTCTAGGGGGGATAGAAAAACTATCTTCGATCGAAATGATAAATCTAAGTTGGAACTCAATCAAAGAACAGATACCTCTTGGTCTAGGAGATGCTCCCATTGCACGGTATCTCACTATCGACCTTTCTTGGAACAATCTTTCCGGAAGAGTCCCTGAATCTGTTTTTAAGTTGAGTGGCATCAATTTGTCCTACAATCATTTGGAGGGCCAGATTCCGCTCGCTGTCTGGCGTAAGTTTCCGGTTGAATCATTCTTGGGCAATCCCATGTTACTGGTTCCAAATGAGTCCATGCCGACACCTCCAATTGCAATGAAAAGAGAAAAACATCGAAACAATTCAGTTACAATTTATGCTGTGGGGATAGTATTTGGCTGTGTGTTTCTGTTTTCCATTTTCTTTGGAGTCTTTTTCTTAAGAAAgaaagcagcagcagcagcagcatcaaCCTCACCTGATCTCAAACATGGAGACATATTCAAGATATGGAACTTCGATGGCAGCATCGCCTATCAAGACATCATTGAAGCAACCGCAGACTTTGACTTGAGATACTGCATTGGAACTGGAGCTTACGGGAGCGTCTACAGAGCACAACTTCCCACTGGAAGAGTTGTTGCTGTTAAAAAGCTTCACAAATTTGAAGGAGATAATCCTAACTTTGACTCCTCTTTTAGGAATGAAGCCGAGGTTCTCTCCCAAATTCGCCATCGCCATATTGTCAAGCTTTTTGGATTTTGTCTGCACCAGCGGAGCATGTTTCTCATCTACGACTACATGGAAAGAGGAAGCCTCTTTAGCGTGTTGAAGTATGATGACGAAGCCGTGGAGCTGACCTGGAAGAAGCGGGTAAATGTGGTGAAAGGCATTGCCAATGCGCTGTCTTACATGCATCACGATTGCAACCCTCCTATTCTACACAGAGACATTTCGAGCAGCAACATACTCTTGGATTCAGAGTTTGAAGGTTGTTTATCCGATTTTGGGACAGCTAGATTGTTGGATCCAGATTCATCCAATCAGACTCTACTTGTGGGAACTCGGGGCTATATTGCACCAG AGTTGGCCTTCACAATGGCGGTTACCGAAAAATGTGATGTGTATAGCTTTGGAGTTTTGGCATTGGAAGTCATGTTTGGAGATCATCCGGGGGATTTCATTTCCTCCATGACGACGATGAGATCCACACGGTCTGCTCAAAACATGATGGTGCAACAACTCATGGACAAGAGGCTACCATCTCCAGACGAAGATGTAAGAGTGTCGAGGGAAGTGGTTGGAGCGGTGAAAATAGCCCTCAAATGCATAAGCTCTGATCCAAAGTCGCGACCGTGTATGAAGGAGGTGTCTCAAGAACTCGCTAAGCAACCACCACGGTTGACTATGCCATTCCGCTCCATATCAGTGCTTCATCTCATGCATTCAGACTGA
- the LOC121779677 gene encoding probable leucine-rich repeat receptor-like protein kinase At1g35710, translating into MGVVFVANATIIVSICILLSSNVIASNVSDSNREMKALMNFGWPYINSTAPHCHWIGLTCDDRGRVAELSLESRVRCNASEAWCHDVGYLDPLVFTSLTSIHLTSCGLYGFIPEEIGSLSNLSYLNLSNNQLNSQLPLSLANLSELRVLDISDNRFIYGAIPPNIGSLSKLTHLYLSHNLLQSGLPLSLSNLSNLEVLLISSNSISGGIPSGIGYLLHLMVLDLSNNQLNSRLPLSLENLTNLEVLDISHNYDIYGVIPPEIGSLSKLTRLDLSSNRLQSDLPLSLPNLTNLEVLDISNNHGIYGVIPHNIGSLSKLTHLDLSYNSLKSELPLSLSNLTNLEVLLISSNSLFGAIPSRIGYLSHLNALDLSFNDINCYLPATMTQLTILEFLKLDSNRLEGVFEAGIHMLPRIKTIGLSACSIGGRIPSQLGNVGNAQFLNIDLSRNQLIGEVPESISSLERIDLSYNNLEGEIPANLWRKFGIESFHGNTNLHPPEEFSSRITVEMIYYLIFVFFILCGIYFIFFTRDRKGASSSVTPHPKHGDIFKIWNFDGNMAYQDIIEATQDFDLRYCIGTGAYGSVYRALLPTGRVVAVKKLHRFEEDNPTFESSFRNEAQVLSQIRHRHIVKLFGFCLHQRSMFLIYDYMERGSLFSVLRDEDEAVELNWKKRVNVVKGIANALSYMHHDCSPPILHRDISSSNILLDSEFQGCLSDFGTARLLDPDSSNQTILVGTRGYIAPELAFTMVVTEKCDVYSFGVLALEVMFGDHPGDFVSSMMTTKRSTQFAQNLMVQQLLDKRLPSLEEDVRMSREVIAVVKTALKCISCDPKSRPYMKEVSHELAKHPPRLTMPFRSVSVLHLMHSD; encoded by the exons ATGGGTGTTGTCTTTGTTGCTAATGCTACGATCATTGTGAGCATCTGCATATTGTTGAGCAGTAATGTAATTGCATCTAATGTTTCAGATTCGAACAGAGAAATGAAGGCGTTGATGAATTTTGGATGGCCTTATATCAACTCCACTGCTCCTCACTGCCATTGGATAGGCCTCACTTGTGATGATCGTGGCCGCGTTGCAGAGTTAAGCCTTGAATCTCGAGTAAGATGCAATGCGAGTGAAGCTTGGTGTCACGATGTTGGCTATTTGGATCCGCTTGTTTTCACATCACTCACTAGCATTCATCTCACCTCATGTGGTCTCTATGGATTTATCCCAGAAGAAATAGGTTCCCTCTCCAACCTATCTTATCTCAATTTGTCGAATAATCAACTCAATTCCCAACTGCCTCTTTCATTGGCAAATCTGAGTGAGTTGCGCGTTCTTGACATTTCTGATAACCGTTTCATTTATGGTGCCATTCCACCTAACATAGGAAGCTTATCCAAACTTACTCATCTCTATTTGTCACACAATCTACTCCAAAGTGGTCTGCCTCTTTCACTATCAAATCTTTCTAACTTAGAGGTGCTTCTCATTTCTTCTAATAGCATTTCCGGTGGCATTCCTTCTGGAATAGGGTACCTCCTTCATTTGATGGTTCTTGATTTGTCCAATAATCAACTCAATTCCCGATTGCCTCTTTCACTGGAAAATCTCACTAACTTAGAGGTTCTTGACATTTCTCATAACTATGACATTTATGGTGTCATTCCACCTGAAATAGGTAGCTTATCCAAACTTACTCGTCTCGATTTGTCATCCAATCGACTCCAAAGTGATCTGCCTCTTTCACTGCCAAATCTCACTAACTTAGAGGTTCTTGACATATCTAATAACCATGGCATTTATGGGGTCATTCCACATAACATAGGAAGTTTATCCAAACTAACTCATCTCGACTTGTCATACAATTCACTCAAAAGTGAGCTGCCACTTTCACTATCAAATCTCACTAACTTAGAGGTGCTTCTCATTTCTTCTAATAGCCTTTTCGGTGCCATTCCTTCTAGAATAGGGTACCTTTCGCATTTGAATGCTCTTGATTTGAGCTTCAATGACATCAATTGCTATCTGCCTGCAACTATGACCCAATTAACAATATTGGAATTCTTGAAATTGGATAGCAATAGGTTGGAAGGTGTTTTTGAAGCAGGAATACACATGCTTCCTCGTATCAAAACCATAGGCCTCAGTGCGTGTTCAATCGGAGGAAGGATACCTTCTCAGTTGGGAAATGTTGGTAATGCACAGTTTCTCAATATCGATCTTTCTAGGAACCAACTTATTGGTGAAGTCCCTGAATCTATTTCAAGTCTTGAGAGAATCGATTTGTCCTACAATAATTTAGAAGGTGAGATTCCAGCCAACTTATGGCGTAAGTTTGGGATCGAATCGTTCCACGGAAACACCAATTTACATCCTCCGGAGGAATTTTCCTCCAGGATTACTGTGGAAATGATTTATTATCTAATCTTTGTGTTTTTTATATTATGTGGGATctatttcatcttcttcacaaggGATAGGAAAGGTGCCTCCTCCTCAGTGACACCTCATCCCAAACATGGAGATATATTCAAGATTTGGAACTTCGATGGCAACATGGCATATCAAGACATCATTGAAGCAACACAAGACTTTGACTTGAGATACTGCATTGGAACTGGAGCATATGGAAGCGTCTATAGAGCTCTACTGCCCACTGGAAGAGTTGTTGCCGTGAAAAAACTTCACAGATTTGAAGAAGATAATCCTACCTTCGAATCATCTTTTAGGAATGAAGCACAGGTTCTCTCTCAAATTCGCCATCGCCATATTGTCAAGCTTTTTGGCTTTTGTCTGCACCAACGGAGCATGTTTCTCATCTACGACTACATGGAAAGAGGAAGCCTCTTTAGTGTGTTGAGGGATGAAGACGAAGCTGTGGAGCTAAACTGGAAGAAGAGGGTAAATGTGGTGAAGGGCATTGCCAATGCCCTATCTTACATGCATCACGATTGCAGCCCTCCTATTCTACACAGAGACATATCGAGCAGCAACATACTCTTGGATTCAGAATTTCAAGGTTGTTTATCTGATTTTGGGACGGCTAGATTGTTGGATCCAGATTCATCCAATCAAACAATACTCGTGGGAACTCGGGGCTACATTGCACCAG AGTTGGCCTTCACTATGGTGGTTACAGAAAAATGTGATGTGTACAGCTTCGGAGTGTTGGCATTGGAAGTCATGTTTGGAGATCATCCGGGGGATTTCGTTTCCTCCATGATGACGACGAAGAGATCCACACAGTTTGCTCAAAACTTGATGGTGCAACAACTCTTGGACAAGAGGCTACCATCTCTAGAGGAAGATGTAAGAATGTCGAGGGAAGTGATTGCAGTGGTCAAAACAGCTCTGAAATGCATAAGCTGTGATCCAAAGTCACGGCCGTATATGAAGGAGGTGTCTCACGAACTCGCTAAGCACCCACCGCGGTTGACAATGCCATTCCGCTCCGTATCTGTGCTACATCTCATGCATTCAGATTGA
- the LOC121778761 gene encoding uncharacterized protein LOC121778761 isoform X2 translates to MEGDRHFSHPHPLTNFQDDKETDESDNYHSCKICGLPILSAPSYTCTIVSCHSFLHESCAQKFSHTYTHPNHTTPLDDSTKHMLCLRAGISHHFTYKCEGIAISICILWLQLQCLVQRSKPNTRAIHLTSHKSLRFCLCVMPVGRNMKVSSSGANTVISGFIKTAPYCLLLSRSPLVLCLCFSYILFLANYRYEQCIICNKALLITSNAIYLCPQTFIFVHVRCGLGKIQSSKNKARVDPTTR, encoded by the exons ATGGAGGGTGATAGGCATTTCAGCCATCCTCATCCATTGACTAACTTCCAAGATGATAAGGAGACGGATGAGAGTGATAATTATCATTCTTGCAAAATTTGCGGATTGCCAATTCTATCCGCTCCCTCCTACACTTGCACCATTGTTTCTTGTCATTCTTTTCTGCATGAATCATGTGCCCAAAAATTCAGCCACACATACACCCATCCCAATCATACTACACCATTGGATGATTCTACTAAGCACATGCTTTGTCTCCGAGCAGGAATTAGTCACCATTTCACTTACAAATGTGAGGGGATTGCGATTTCGATATGCATCCTTTGGCTGCAGCTGCAATGCTTGGTGCAGAGATCAAAACCAAACACAAGAGCCATCCACCTCACCTCACACAAGAGCTTGCGATTTTGTCTTTGTGTGATGCCTGTGGGGAGAAACATGAAGGTTTCTTCTTCTGGTGCCAACACTGTTATTTCTGGATTCATCAAGACTGCACCATACTGCCTACTGCTCTCACGCTCCCCTCTCGTCCTCTGCCTCTGCTTCTCGTATATTCTATTCCTGGCCAATTACCGATATGAACAATGCATAATTTGCAACAAAGCCCTGCTTATTACCAGTAATGCAATCTATCTCTGTCCCCAAACCTTCATATTTGTTCATGTTAGATGCGGACTCGGGAAAATTCAATCCAGTAA GAACAAGGCTAGAGTTGATCCAACTACCAGATGA
- the LOC121778761 gene encoding uncharacterized protein LOC121778761 isoform X1 produces MEGDRHFSHPHPLTNFQDDKETDESDNYHSCKICGLPILSAPSYTCTIVSCHSFLHESCAQKFSHTYTHPNHTTPLDDSTKHMLCLRAGISHHFTYKCEGIAISICILWLQLQCLVQRSKPNTRAIHLTSHKSLRFCLCVMPVGRNMKVSSSGANTVISGFIKTAPYCLLLSRSPLVLCLCFSYILFLANYRYEQCIICNKALLITSNAIYLCPQTFIFVHVRCGLGKIQSRTRLELIQLPDDELNTFPSLEIRTYSQRNQAHSIGDEDNEACN; encoded by the exons ATGGAGGGTGATAGGCATTTCAGCCATCCTCATCCATTGACTAACTTCCAAGATGATAAGGAGACGGATGAGAGTGATAATTATCATTCTTGCAAAATTTGCGGATTGCCAATTCTATCCGCTCCCTCCTACACTTGCACCATTGTTTCTTGTCATTCTTTTCTGCATGAATCATGTGCCCAAAAATTCAGCCACACATACACCCATCCCAATCATACTACACCATTGGATGATTCTACTAAGCACATGCTTTGTCTCCGAGCAGGAATTAGTCACCATTTCACTTACAAATGTGAGGGGATTGCGATTTCGATATGCATCCTTTGGCTGCAGCTGCAATGCTTGGTGCAGAGATCAAAACCAAACACAAGAGCCATCCACCTCACCTCACACAAGAGCTTGCGATTTTGTCTTTGTGTGATGCCTGTGGGGAGAAACATGAAGGTTTCTTCTTCTGGTGCCAACACTGTTATTTCTGGATTCATCAAGACTGCACCATACTGCCTACTGCTCTCACGCTCCCCTCTCGTCCTCTGCCTCTGCTTCTCGTATATTCTATTCCTGGCCAATTACCGATATGAACAATGCATAATTTGCAACAAAGCCCTGCTTATTACCAGTAATGCAATCTATCTCTGTCCCCAAACCTTCATATTTGTTCATGTTAGATGCGGACTCGGGAAAATTCAATCCA GAACAAGGCTAGAGTTGATCCAACTACCAGATGACGAGTTGAACACATTTCCAAGTTTGGAGATCCGTACATACTCGCAGAGAAACCAAGCTCATAGTATTGGTGATGAAGACAACGAAGCTTGCAATTGA
- the LOC121779605 gene encoding uncharacterized protein LOC121779605 gives MEGDWHFSHDHPLTSFVVNDKEVDESDNFHSCKICGLPILSAPSYTCTFVACDFFLHESCAHKFHQKFIHPNHWPSYKYHTLRLEEGSPNFTYQCEDCNFEMHPLSAVDGVEIKTKHKSHSPHPLMAHCRKSLSMCDGCGGEHDGFFFSCQLCNFWIHQNCTILPTALKLFSNPEPYLLAYSIPTHIRTIECIVCHQPLLLSHNAIYFCPPTLRFSHVRCGLENIQSKTRLKLIQLPDDELGTFPSLEFRALSQPEEGPSGEDAKLAIENFHKQPLILVGEDDEDHDYKKLVCDICIQTIAIPSQFYKCSQQTGGCSFLAHKVCVELLPLLNFGIPDDVTSDVLKAQPCPRPNLWFFSSIYFCFFCSLPCNGPCYFFSESEHPLYDVPLMMDLSCMAAPSIIKHNSHSQHLLFRTGRHSRASSISCCSRGSTILDVYRCITCDFYIHIRCALLPKRVHFHIFDQHPLHLITTGTTDHDICEVCEEGIECKYWFYRCAKCDYSFHINCIPSLGYLSKIKFGGKSSMPCHSHPITLKRMLTYGRNERCGYCHQIIPGLVDQAAFSCSQCDYWIHFSCARDSLSSTYHIPRSMVFGEYDVQVIYDFISCQSE, from the exons ATGGAGGGCGATTGGCATTTCAGTCATGATCATCCATTAACTTCTTTTGTAGTAAATGATAAGGAAGTGGATGAGAGTGATAACTTTCATTCTTGCAAAATTTGTGGTTTGCCAATTCTATCTGCTCCCTCCTACACTTGCACCTTTGTTGCTTGTGATTTTTTTCTGCACGAATCATGTGCACACAAATTCCACCAAAAATTTATCCATCCCAATCATTGGCCGAGTTATAAATATCACACGCTTCGTCTCGAAGAAGGAAGTCCCAATTTCACATACCAATGTGAGGATTGCAATTTTGAAATGCATCCTCTCTCTGCAGTGGATGGTGTTGAGATCAAAACGAAACACAAGAGCCATTCACCTCACCCTCTCATGGCTCATTGTAGAAAGAGTTTGTCTATGTGCGATGGCTGTGGCGGGGAACATGATGGTTTCTTCTTCTCGTGCCAACTCTGTAATTTCTGGATTCATCAAAACTGCACCATACTACCTACCGCTCTCAAACTCTTCTCTAATCCTGAACCTTACCTTCTCGCTTATTCTATTCCTACCCATATCCGAACAATTGAGTGCATAGTTTGCCACCAACCCTTGCTTCTTTCCCATAATGCCATCTATTTTTGCCCACCAACTCTGAGATTTTCTCATGTCAGATGTGGACTCGAGAATATTCAATCCA AAACAAGACTAAAGTTGATCCAACTGCCAGACGACGAGTTGGGCACATTTCCAAGTTTGGAGTTCCGTGCACTCTCGCAACCTGAAGAGGGTCCTAGTGGTGAAGATGCGAAGCTTGCAATTGAGAACTTTCACAAGCAGCCTTTGATCCTAGTTGGTGAAGATGATGAGGATCATGATTATAAAAAACTAGTGTGTGATATATGCATACAGACCATAGCTATTCCATCTCAGTTTTACAAATGCTCTCAACAAACTGGTGGCTGCTCTTTCCTTGCCCATAAAGTCTGTGTAGAGCTTCTCCCCCTTCTCAACTTTGGGATTCCAGATGATGTAACCAGCGATGTATTAAAGGCACAACCTTGTCCGCGCCCGAACCTATGGTTCTTCAGTTCAATATATTTCTGTTTTTTCTGCTCTCTTCCTTGCAATGGACCTTGCTACTTCTTTTCTGAGTCTGAACATCCTTTGTATGATGTCCCCTTGATGATGGATTTGTCGTGCATGGCTGCTCCAAGCATTATAAAGCACAACTCACACAGCCAACACCTTCTCTTTCGCACCGGCCGCCATTCGCGAGCCTCCTCCATCAGTTGTTGTTCCCGCGGCTCCACCATTCTTGATGTCTATAGGTGCATTACATGTGATTTCTACATTCATATAAGATGCGCCTTACTACCAAAGAGGGTTCATTTTCATATATTCGATCAACATCCTCTGCATTTGATCACCACTGGTACTACTGATCATGACATCTGCGAGGTGTGTGAGGAAGGTATAGAGTGCAAGTATTGGTTCTACCGATGTGCAAAATGTGACTACTCTTTCCACATAAACTGTATTCCCTCGCTTGGCTATTTGTCCAAAATCAAGTTCGGAGGCAAAAGTAGCATGCCTTGTCACTCTCATCCTATTACACTTAAACGAATGCTTACTTACGGAAGAAATGAGAGGTGTGGGTATTGTCACCAAATCATTCCGGGATTGGTAGACCAAGCTGCTTTCTCCTGTTCACAATGCGATTATTGGATTCATTTTTCTTGTGCGAGGGATTCACTCTCATCCACTTATCACATTCCCAGATCCATGGTTTTCGGGGAATACGATGTACAGGTGATATATGATTTTATTAGCTGTCAATCTGAGTGA